GGCTGGCACAACAACCACCACGCCTACCAACGCGTCGCCCGCCAGGGCCACCGCTGGTGGGAATTCGACATGACCTACTGCTCAATCTGGCTGATGGAAAAGGTCGGCCTGGCTTGGGATGTGGTGCGATTGAAGGATATCCCAAAGGGAACAGCGCCGCAGTAGCTTTGTCTGCCGAGGCCAATTAGGTCGTTGGTTTCAAGAATGGTCTGCGATTGCAGTCAAATGACCCACTTTTTGGCTCCGCCAAACCTACCCCCTTTCCAAAGCGGCCCTTTTCCCGCTAGACTTTCCTAATTCGGAAGTCCTGTCAGAGCCCACACTTACATAGTTGTTGAAAAAGAAATGTCGGTAACGAAAGAACGCAAGCAAGAGTTGATCAGCGAGTACGGTCGCGAAAAGGGTGATTCTGGATCGCCAGAGGTGCAGATTTCCATTCTAACCTCGCGGATCGCGGAGCTGAATGGTCATCAACAGACCCACAAAAAGGACTATGCGGCCCAACGAGGTTTGCGTCGCATGGTAAGCCGTCGCCGCAGACTTCTGGATTATGTGAAGCGCAAAAATCCGCAGCTCTATCTCGATCTGCTACGTCGCCTCGACATTCGTAAGTAACGCTCAAGCGTGCCCATCCAACCGACCGGTGAAAGCTGGTCGGTTGTTCTCTTATAGGGCTCGTCCCGCTTGCGGCTTAGCCGCGAAGAAATTGAGAACCCGGCACGAGGTTGTCCGCCGCTGGCTAAGCCGCAAGCGGCGACGCTTAGAATCAGAGAAGTTTGAATCAAAGAAAGTTATTGAAAACTGTTTATAGGAAAAGTCGTTTAAGAAAGTTGGAAACGAAAATGGAAAGAACAAAAGTAGAAACACAAATCGGTGACAAAACCTTTAGCCTCGAAACCGGTGCGCTGGGCAAGCAAGCTGCTGGTACGGTATTGGTTCAATACGGTGAGACCGTTGTTCTCAGTGCCGCTGCTACTGGAGCACCACGACCAGGGATCGATTTTTTCCCGCTCACCTGTGATTACCGCGAACGTCAGGCTGCTGCAGGAAAGTTCCCTGGCGGCTTCTTGAAGCGCGAAGGGCGTCCAACCACCAAGGAAATCTTGACCGCTCGACTGATCGATCGTCCGATCCGCCCGATGTTCACTGAAGGTTTCAACGACGAAGTTCAGATTCAAAACTTTGTCATGGCCAGCGATCGCCAGACGGATGGTGATATCCTGGCGATGAACGGTGCCTGTGCGGCACTGGGCATCTCCGAACTGCCTTTCAACGGACCTCTTGCTTCAATCCGTCTGGGCATGATTGGCGATGAGTTCATCCCACTCCCCTCACAGGAAGACCTGGAGAGCAGCTCGCTCGACCTCATCGTCAGCGGCACGAAAGACGCCGTGTTGATGATCGAAGGCTTCGGTCGTGAGCTGCCTGAGGACACGATGGCCGACGCCATCATGAAAGCACACGAGTACATTAAGCAACTCTGCGATCTTCAACAGCAGTTGATCGACAAGGTGGGCAAGCCAAAGATGGACTTCCAGACGCCCCCATCGGATGGCCTGCTGGAGAAGCTCGAAGAAAAGTATTACGACGAGCTCAAGGCGGCGAAACAAACCGTCGGAAAGCAAGATCGTGCCGAGAAGTGCAGCGAGCTGAAGCAACGAGCACTCGCTGAAATGATCCCCGACGAAGAAGCCGAAGGCGCTTACACAGTCGCTTCCTTCAAGAAGCAATGGCACGATCTCGAAGCGAAAGTCATCCGGGCCTCGATCCTCGAGGGCAACCGCCCCGACGGCCGCGACGGCAAAACGCTCCGTCCGCTCCACTGTGAGGTGGACCTACTGCCTCGCGTCCACGGCTCTGCCTTGTTCCAGCGCGGTGAAACGCAATCACTCGTGACTGTCACCCTCGGGACAGGACGTGACGAGCAACGGGTGGACGGCCTATTCGAGGAATACTCGAAGCGGTTCATGCTCGACTACAACTTCCCCTCATTCTCCGTAGGTGAATGTCGTCCGATCCGTGGCCCTGGTCGTCGCGAGATCGGCCACGGTGCTCTCGCCGAACGCAGCGTGAATCCGGTCCTGCCGGCCCATGATGACTTCCCGTACACGATCCGAGTGATTTCAGACATTCTGGAATCGAACGGATCAAGTTCGATGGCCTCGGTCTGTGCAGCAACGCTTGGTCTTATGAGCGCCGGTGTGAAAATCACCAATCCTGTGGCAGGTATTTCGGTCGGCCTCGTCCAAGAAGGCGATCAGTGGGCGCTGCTTACTGACATCTTGGGTGATGAAGATCACTTCGGCGATATGGACTTCAAGATTGCCGGCACGCAAAACGGCATCACAGGCATTCAGCTTGACTTGAAGATCATGGGTATCTCAGAAGAGATCATACGTGCTACCCTCGCGCAATCGCGTGAAGCCCGGATCGAAATCCTACGATCGATGCTCAGCGCGATCGCTCGTCCACGGGAAGAAGTCGCCTCCAGCGCACCACGATTGTATCGAACTTCGATCCACCCCGAGAAGATTGGCCTGCTGATCGGACCGGGCGGTAAGACCATTCGTGCGATCCAAGAAGACTGCGGCGTGACAATCGACGTCGAGGAAGATGGCACCGTCACCATTGCCGGCGCGGACGAAGCGACTGCCAAGGCAGGCCTTGCCAAGGTCGACGCCCTGACGGCTAGCGTTAAGGTTGGCAAGATCTACGACGGCACGGTCACCAGCGTAAAGGACTTCGGTGCCTTCGTCGAAATCCTCCCGGGACGCGACGGACTCTGCCACATCAGCGAGCTCTCCAACGAGTACGTCTCAAGCGTTAACGACATCTGCAAAGTTGGCGATGAAATGAAGGTCAAGGTCATCGCTGTTGATGAGCAGGATCGCGTGAAGCTGAGCCGCAAGGCGGCAATGGCCGAACTCGAAGGCGAACCCGCCACCGCGGATGCCTAACGGCTACCGTGGTATTTGAAAGACTCAACGCGGGGAGCCCATTTTGGGTTCCCCGTTTTGTATCCCTAGCCAGAAAACTGGGGACGCGAAAGAACGCGGATTTGGGCGGGTATTTGCGGATTGTGCCGCTTCGTAAGTGCGAAGCGTTAGCGAGGGAGAATCTTGGTTGGCGTGGCCCCTCGCTTACGCTTCGGGGTAGAATAAGCGATAATCTGTGTTCCTCTGCTCAAGCCGCGTTCTTCCGCGTCCCATTCTTCTCCAAGAGATTCTCAAACTTGTCGACAGCCCCCACCACCAAAGAGCTGCATCAGAAGCTGATCGATCAGTACACCGAGATTGCGCAGTTGGCCGGGGCACTCGCTCACGAGATCAAGAACCCGCTCTCGACGATTCGCCTCAACATGCAGCTTCTGGCAGAAGACATTGATGCGGAGGCTTCCCCTGAGCAACGACGGGCCGCCAAGCGAATCGACGTGATGCAACGTGAGTGCCAGCGTCTGCAAGACCTGCTTGACGACTTCCTCCAGTTCGCCAGGGCGCGTCAGTTGAACCTGAAACCCACAAACTTGAACGTTGAGATTGAAGAGGCACTGGAGTTTTTTGAACCGCAAGCCGCCGCCGATGGAATCGAACTCATCCAATATCTCGACGCAGAGCTACCGCACGTCTTGCTCGACAGTGAAGCGTTTCGCGGAGCCTTGCTGAACCTGCTGCTCAACGCCAAACAAGCGATGCCTGAGGGGGGAGAGCTTGTCGTCCGCACCACGACTGCCCCGGGCAACGTGATCGTCCACCTCATCGACACCGGCATCGGCATGGACGACAACACGGCCGCCCACATGTTTGAAGCGTTCTTCTCAACGACACCGGGTGGTTCGGGCTTGGGTCTTCCCACGACGGCTAAAATCATCGAAGCGCACGGCGGGCGAATTCAGGTCGAAAGCGAAGTAGGACGGGGTACGCAGTTTACAATTGAGCTGCCCGTGCCTGCGCGGCTGACCTAGCTTCTTTCGGAACCTCCAACGCCGCGGCCCTTCCGACAGTTTTTCCTCGCCGATACGATATCTCTATGGCCAAGAGTACTACCGCCAAAGCCGGTCCACCGATTAAGGTGTTGATCGTTGATGATGAGGAAGCGCACGCGGATACCGTGGCGGACAGTCTTGCGCGGGTTGGCTACGATTGCACGATCGCGACTTCCGGCGCGGATGGGGCGGCGATGCTGGAGCGTGATGCTTTTGAGGTAATCGTTACCGATCTGCGGATGAAGGACACGAACGGCCTGGAGTTGCTGGCGAAAGCGAACGAAGCGCTGCCCGATGCCGAGGTGATACTCGTCACCGGTCACGGCACCGTACAGTCCGCAGTCGAGGCGATGCAGCAGGGGGCATTTAACTACTTGCTCAAGCCGTTGGACCTCCAGCAGCTTCGCGCCGTGGTCGATAACGCGGCACGCAACCAACACCTGCGTCGCGCCAATGCTGAACTCACCCGGCGGCTGGACGAGAAGTTTGGCTTTGAGGGCGTTATCGGCAACAGCCCGGCGATGCACGACGTGATCGTAAAACTGCAACGGATCGCTCCTACCGACGCAACAGTTCTTGTTCAAGGCGATACGGGGACGGGAAAGGAACTCGTTGCCCAAGCGATTCACCAGAACAGTCCTCGCAAGAGCCGACCGTTTGTAGGATTGAATTGCGCCGCGTTGAGTGAGAACATTCTCGAGAGTGAGCTCTTCGGCCACATCAAAGGGGCGTTTACCGACGCGAGTGCCGACCGCGTTGGCAAGTTCGAGTACGCCAACGGTGGCACGTTGTTTCTGGACGAAGTTGGTGATATGCCGTTGCCGACGCAGATCAAACTGTTGCGTGTGCTGGAAAGTGGGGAGATTACGCGAGTCGGCTCCAACGAGCCGGTGAAAGTCAATGTGCGGATCCTTTCGGCCACCAATCGTGACTTAGAAGAAGCGATCGCCGACGGCACGTTTCGCGAAGATCTCTACCATCGGCTGAAAGTCGTTACCAT
The Lacipirellulaceae bacterium genome window above contains:
- the rpsO gene encoding 30S ribosomal protein S15 — encoded protein: MSVTKERKQELISEYGREKGDSGSPEVQISILTSRIAELNGHQQTHKKDYAAQRGLRRMVSRRRRLLDYVKRKNPQLYLDLLRRLDIRK
- a CDS encoding polyribonucleotide nucleotidyltransferase, whose product is MERTKVETQIGDKTFSLETGALGKQAAGTVLVQYGETVVLSAAATGAPRPGIDFFPLTCDYRERQAAAGKFPGGFLKREGRPTTKEILTARLIDRPIRPMFTEGFNDEVQIQNFVMASDRQTDGDILAMNGACAALGISELPFNGPLASIRLGMIGDEFIPLPSQEDLESSSLDLIVSGTKDAVLMIEGFGRELPEDTMADAIMKAHEYIKQLCDLQQQLIDKVGKPKMDFQTPPSDGLLEKLEEKYYDELKAAKQTVGKQDRAEKCSELKQRALAEMIPDEEAEGAYTVASFKKQWHDLEAKVIRASILEGNRPDGRDGKTLRPLHCEVDLLPRVHGSALFQRGETQSLVTVTLGTGRDEQRVDGLFEEYSKRFMLDYNFPSFSVGECRPIRGPGRREIGHGALAERSVNPVLPAHDDFPYTIRVISDILESNGSSSMASVCAATLGLMSAGVKITNPVAGISVGLVQEGDQWALLTDILGDEDHFGDMDFKIAGTQNGITGIQLDLKIMGISEEIIRATLAQSREARIEILRSMLSAIARPREEVASSAPRLYRTSIHPEKIGLLIGPGGKTIRAIQEDCGVTIDVEEDGTVTIAGADEATAKAGLAKVDALTASVKVGKIYDGTVTSVKDFGAFVEILPGRDGLCHISELSNEYVSSVNDICKVGDEMKVKVIAVDEQDRVKLSRKAAMAELEGEPATADA
- a CDS encoding ATP-binding protein; its protein translation is MSTAPTTKELHQKLIDQYTEIAQLAGALAHEIKNPLSTIRLNMQLLAEDIDAEASPEQRRAAKRIDVMQRECQRLQDLLDDFLQFARARQLNLKPTNLNVEIEEALEFFEPQAAADGIELIQYLDAELPHVLLDSEAFRGALLNLLLNAKQAMPEGGELVVRTTTAPGNVIVHLIDTGIGMDDNTAAHMFEAFFSTTPGGSGLGLPTTAKIIEAHGGRIQVESEVGRGTQFTIELPVPARLT
- a CDS encoding sigma-54 dependent transcriptional regulator, with product MAKSTTAKAGPPIKVLIVDDEEAHADTVADSLARVGYDCTIATSGADGAAMLERDAFEVIVTDLRMKDTNGLELLAKANEALPDAEVILVTGHGTVQSAVEAMQQGAFNYLLKPLDLQQLRAVVDNAARNQHLRRANAELTRRLDEKFGFEGVIGNSPAMHDVIVKLQRIAPTDATVLVQGDTGTGKELVAQAIHQNSPRKSRPFVGLNCAALSENILESELFGHIKGAFTDASADRVGKFEYANGGTLFLDEVGDMPLPTQIKLLRVLESGEITRVGSNEPVKVNVRILSATNRDLEEAIADGTFREDLYHRLKVVTIRLPSLAERTQDIPLLIDHFIKAQSGKHNKEIKSISTAARRRLMAFHWPGNVRQLKNTVESMIVVDYDGVLDLDDLPEEFHSDDPQVLASGGAGLAELVGKPLSEIEGIFIGETLKVTGGNREEAAGLLGIGERTLYRKIKEYGLN